Genomic segment of Sander lucioperca isolate FBNREF2018 chromosome 20, SLUC_FBN_1.2, whole genome shotgun sequence:
TACACATCTGGCTGAATCAgacctctgtctgtctttctgaccCTCACTCTTGGCATATtctgttggtataatatgacataaacatgttttaataaaCTCTGCAACACAGAGAAAATCACCTCATTAGCAGTCGGGACGAAAGTAACAAGTGACTGGAGCTCCTGACATTTAAACCCGAATTACATGTATACTGAAAAACTCTGACAAGGCAAAATTGATCATATGTGTTACAGCGCTAAATAACCTGTAGATTGATAATTACTGTGACACATGAAACGAGAAACACAACttgtaaatagaaaaaaagtacCGCTTCAGTAATTTACTTACCGTACTCGAAAACAGCTTTCAGGACATAACAGTGGGAAACAATGATGAAATCACGTGATATTTTGTGGCTCCGTCACTGGCTGCGTGCTGAAAGCGTTGTCTTAGCTTGAAATGCAAATGTAGTCAGGGCTCAGAGAAAATCGCTTTGTTACTTTCGTCCCGTGTTACTTTCGCCCCGGTTCTCCcctacgtgttcacgggcacgtttttttctcgtttttttacgTGTATATGTCACATTATTTTCTcggaaaggacgccgggagatggctgcgaggcggcccgctggggacgcgccacaataacgggatggcggaggttgggtttaggaaaaaccctacGGGAAACAAAgtgccacacgcgggacgcgatccctggGAAACAAAACgcatttgacccatccaccaccccgaccaacctccctacgcggattttcggctactccctaccatttttgtgctgtggccacgaaatatgcttcccattgaaatacattacttcacatttccgtgctggccaccacgtaaaaaaacgAGACAAATGTCCACGTGAACACGTattaatagattaaaataacgtcacatttacacaaactgccgcgAGACCTGGCTGCTATCACTCATGCTTACAATGCCACTGATCTTCAACTTGTTTTCCTCACCTGATTGACGGGAGGCCTCAGGAGGGGCGTTCCCGGTCTGCAGAGTAGAGGGTTGAATGAGATGCTGCTGCTTGGCCGCTGGAGCATGTTTCGGTCCTCCAGGCTGCTGGGTATCTGGCTGTCGCTGCTTTTCtccaggttttttttatttttatttaacctttatttaaccaggagaaatcccattgagattcagaatctctttttcaagggagtcctggccaagacagcagtACAAAAGttccatatttaaaatatacagcaaaaacagacaacataaaacagaaaaaaaggttggCAAATTAACATCATCTCCACATAATCACCAGCAGCACTCATTAGCAGCACATGTGCATTTAGTACTCAAGTAGTCCTTTATCCTAATTTTAAACTGTCATTGTTGGTAGGTAGTCTAATTTAAGATGATTCTGCAATTTATACCAGGATGAGGGTGCAAAACCTTTAAAGGCACTTTAACTGAAGACAGTTCGCGTCCGGGGAATGTCATACATGATTGGGCTATATGATCCAAGATTACATTTCCCGGTAGTGACGTTAGGAGTCAGGAGAGAACATAAATAAGGAGACAGTTTACACAGTCTGGCCTTGGTTGCTGGGTCGCTGGTTGTTGTGGCGGTCCTCCAGGCTCCTGGGTATCTGGCTGCCTCTGAAGTTTTCCGGGCTGTTGCTGCGGTTGTTGTTGGGGGTCACAGCGGGGAGGAGGAGCGGCGGTGTCTCCCGGCTGAGCAAAGCCCTTTGTTTTGTTGGCGAAAGAACTCGGACAGCTGAAGAACGTGTGGCCTTTTTCGCCACACAGGGAGCACTCGCTCTCACTTCGTCAGCTGTTGGCTTTATGGCCCAGACTCCCACATCTCCAGCACTTCACTGTCGGGCAATCCTTCACCTGGTGGTCGGTCGCTTCACAGATGAAGCATTTGGTTATCTGTCCAGTATAGATGATGCGGCCGTTGTACGGACCCAGAGAGATGGAGTTTGGTATTTGAGCTAGGTGACCGCAGGTGTCAGTATGTATACGGATTTTGTATTTCCGAACACCGTACCAAATGCCAAATTTGTCCAGTGGTTTATATACTGATTGGATGATGTCACAGTATCGTTGTAAATAAAGTTCAATGTCATGGTCGGCCACTCTACCTGTCCAGAACTTTATTACGATTGTTATCACGTCTACCGCCACTGACGACTCCACGGTCCATTCACGCCATTTCAGTTCATTCGATTTGGCGGAAGCGATTTCTAAGAAGCATCGGAGGGGTGCTTCATGGTAGAATACCAGCTCGAAATATCTCCTATTCGGCAGGGCTATGAACGAATATATGTCCGTAGGACTCACCCAGGAGGACTGGAATAACATTTCttctgcaacaaagtctctgCTGAGCGCAGGGCCATCTCCTTTAAATTGCAGTCTTGCCCAGTGGGAGCCAAACTTGTCAGAGTAGGAAGCCATTTTCAGGCGCGCACAAAACGGACAGAGGAAGGGGGTTTGACAGATAAACTCAGCCGAGTTTTCTTATTCCTCTTTTGCCTCTTCTTCTCATGACTGCTTCACTGTATATGCTTTCAATAGCACCAATATTTATCAAATTTTTCTCACCTGACAGACAGGAGACTTCAGGAGGAGCGTTTCAGGTCTGCTGGGTACAGGGTTGGGTGCGAGGCTCCTGCAGGGTCGCTGGGTAATTCTGCGGACCTCCAGGCTGCTGCTGTTGATCATGCTGGGCGTCACACCGGAGGTTGGGGAGCGGCAGTGTCTCGCTCTTGGCTTTTTTTGCGAATGATTTTGGACAGTTGAAGAATTATGACCTTTCTGGCCACACAGGGAGCTCTCACTCTGACATGAGTTGTCTTTATGGCCCAGGTTCCTACAGCGCCAACATTTCACTGTGGGACAGTCTTTAACTTGGTGGTCCGTAGCTTGGCATATCAAACATTTTGTCACTTGGCCAGTGTAGATGATTCGGCCGTTGTACGGACCCAGAGAGATGGAATTTGGGATCTGTACATAATGACCAGAGGTGTCAACATGCATGCAGACTTTGTACTTACGGACCCCATACCATATACCAATCTTATCCAGCGGCTTGTAGGCTGACTGGATTATGTCACAGTATGTTTTGAGGTAGAGATCGATGTCATGGTCAGGAACTCTTCCCGTCCAGAGTAAACCGGTCAAAACCGGTTAGAAGCAGCGGGCTGAGTAGAGGCTGCCTgtcttcaactacgtccgcagaAGGGCTATATATGTCTACGCTCTCCGCTGCTGGACATCAGTTAACAAACTAGACTCTGACAGAATGAGTGGCCACGGAAAGGGAGGTAAAGGACTCGGGAAAGGAGGCGCTAAGCGTCACCGTAAAGTTCTCCGTGATAACATCCAGGGAATCACCAAACCCGCCATCCGCCGTCTGGCTCGCCGCGGCGGAGTGAAGCGTATCTCCGGTCTGATCTACGAGGAGACCCGCGGTGTGCTCAAGGTCTTCCTGGAGAACGTCATCCGTGACGCCGTCACCTACACCGAGCACGCCAAGAGGAAGACTGTGACCGCCATGGATGTGGTTTACGCTCTGAAGAGACAGGGCCGCACCCTGTACGGCTTCGGAGGCTAAATCAACGACGACCTGATCTAACGACAACCCAacggctcttttaagagccatACACTTCTTCTTAAAGAGCCTATTTCCTAGACTATTGTATAGAAACTATAAATACACATATCAAACTGGATAGTTCACAACTAAGTAGTCCCCATATGATCAAATGTTATGTTTTAATGTGACTGAAATTGTCTTCCGTGTAACACAACTTCAGCAGAATTAATGTTTAAAGATTGAGAAGAGAGATTATTAATCCCACGCTGGGGAAATATCTGAAAATGCTAGTTCCCTGaccgggaatcgaacccgggccgcggCGGTGAGAGCGCCGAATCCTAACCACTAGACCACCAGGGAAGCACGCACTTAGATTGGGAGATGATGAGGAGTAACATAGGTCAGGGTATCTGAATTTCACCACGATTGTCAGAATATCTATGGCTACAGACGACTCCACAATCCATTCACACCATTTAGGTTCATTTGATTTGTTAGATACAATGTCCAGAAAACGTTGAAGGGGTGCTTCCTGATAGAAGACGAGCTCAAAGTCTTTCCTTTTTGGgagcctggatagctcagttggttcg
This window contains:
- the LOC116052008 gene encoding histone H4-like, encoding MSGHGKGGKGLGKGGAKRHRKVLRDNIQGITKPAIRRLARRGGVKRISGLIYEETRGVLKVFLENVIRDAVTYTEHAKRKTVTAMDVVYALKRQGRTLYGFGG